The Streptomyces sp. cg36 genomic interval GCTCCAGTGGCCCCCGGCACCCCTGGGCGTGGACAACACTCATGTTCGTTCTTCGGTCCCTGACTGACAGGAGTGTTCGATATGCGTAAGACGCTTGGGCGTACGACTCTGGTGGCCGCGCTGGCCCTCGTCGGCGCAGCGGTCGCCGTTCCGGGTGCGGCCGGCGCCGATCAGCACGACACCCGGGGTGCCGCCATGAGCCTGTACGCGCCCTCCGCGCTCGTACTCACCGTCGCACCCGGCACGGGCGACGACGGCCAGTCCGTCCTGCGCGCGGTGACGCTCAACTGCGCCCCGACCCCCTCCGGCACGCACCCGGCCGCCGTCCAGGCGTGCGCCGAACTCAAGCACAAGGGTGGCGACCTGGCGGCGATCACCGCCGCCCAGCCGACGGGGGTCTGTACCAAGGAGTGGAGGCCGACGACCGTGACGGCCGACGGGGTCTGGGACGGCAAGCGCGTCTCGTACCGCTACACCTTCGGCAACCCGTGCATGAAGCTGGCGGGCCAGGGCGTCGTGTTCGACTTCTGACCGACGAGCGGACCCGGCCGCCCGCACACGGCCGTTCGACCCGGAGGCGGGGCACCCGAGAAGGGGTGCCCCGCCTCCGTGCCCACGGGCGCGGCATGCGGGCGCGGCGGCGGCGGCGGACAATGGTGGCCGGTCGGAGGTGGCGATGGATCCCGTGACGGCGCTGCGGCGGATCGCGTTCCTGCTGGAGCGCACCCAGGCACCCACC includes:
- a CDS encoding subtilase-type protease inhibitor, giving the protein MRKTLGRTTLVAALALVGAAVAVPGAAGADQHDTRGAAMSLYAPSALVLTVAPGTGDDGQSVLRAVTLNCAPTPSGTHPAAVQACAELKHKGGDLAAITAAQPTGVCTKEWRPTTVTADGVWDGKRVSYRYTFGNPCMKLAGQGVVFDF